The Salvia miltiorrhiza cultivar Shanhuang (shh) chromosome 1, IMPLAD_Smil_shh, whole genome shotgun sequence genome has a window encoding:
- the LOC131005975 gene encoding uncharacterized protein LOC131005975, which yields MKVISSAQFIAKDLLSLSSIITFHLPPKTKNKKKITTFHHFSHPSAAARRRLMEEKKSKSNKNKKPKHQHPNDQTAAAKTDLSFKPSADVKGLRFGGQFIVKSFTVRRARPLELLRLLALPPARAAFASAAAYLPTNFTILAHRAWHTLTLGLGTRKSKVVVFVFESEAMRAAVERLWPAEIPLGEVNRKLIRGLAGCEMARFKFRKGCVTFYVYAVRRIGDLGFVCAEDLRSVLQAVVALKDFIDHTAMLALPEQRSIGCAPPLAVAH from the coding sequence ATGAAAGTTATATCGTCGGCACAGTTTATTGCCAAAGATCTGTTATCActctcatcaatcatcactttTCATCTTCctccaaaaacaaaaaacaaaaaaaaaatcaccacatttcatcacttctcccacccctccgccgccgcccgccgccgcctcatGGAAGAGAAAAAATCCAAAAGCAACAAAAATAAGAAGCCGAAGCACCAGCACCCCAACGACCAGACCGCCGCCGCCAAAACCGACCTCTCCTTCAAGCCCTCCGCCGACGTCAAGGGCCTCCGCTTCGGCGGCCAATTCATCGTGAAATCCTTCACCGTGCGCCGCGCGCGGCCGCTGGAGCTCCTCCGCCTGCTCGCCCTCCCGCCGGCGCGCGCGGCGTTCGCCTCCGCCGCGGCGTACCTGCCTACGAACTTCACGATCCTGGCGCACCGCGCGTGGCACACGCTCACGCTCGGCCTCGGCACGCGGAAATCGAAGGTGGTGGTGTTCGTGTTCGAGTCGGAGGCGATGCGCGCCGCCGTGGAGCGGCTCTGGCCGGCGGAGATCCCGCTCGGCGAGGTCAACCGGAAGCTGATCCGCGGCCTCGCCGGCTGCGAGATGGCGCGATTCAAGTTCCGGAAGGGCTGCGTCACGTTCTACGTCTACGCGGTGAGGAGGATTGGGGATTTAGGGTTCGTCTGCGCCGAGGATCTGAGGAGCGTACTGCAGGCCGTGGTGGCGCTCAAGGATTTCATCGATCACACGGCGATGCTCGCCCTGCCGGAGCAGAGGAGCATCGGCTGCGCGCCGCCGCTCGCCGTCGCGCATTGA